CCTTCGTAGGACCGATATAGGCATGGCGACGATGCGTCTGGCTCCTTTCGGAGGCAACACACGCTCGCTCGAGGGCTCCTCGACGAGCCGGGACGGGGCCGAGTGCCCGGGGAGGGCACTCGTTGCATGGGGGGGAGGGGCATCCGTGTGCCTTTCGATGGGCAACGTCGGGCGGGGGGCATGGGTGAGCCCCCGGGGTGAGCCGCGACGTTGGCCACTGGCACGTTTTTTCCGAGGCAACATGCTCGCTCGAGGGCTTGAGGGCTCCTCGACGAGCCGAGACGGGGGGCCGAGCACCCGGGTAGGGCACTCCTTGCATGGGGGGGAGGGGCATCCGTGTGCCTTTCGATGGGCAACGTCGGGCGGGGGGCATGGGTGAGCCCCCGGGGTGAGCCGCGACGTTGGCCACTGGCACGTTTTTTCCGAGGCAACATGCTCGCTCGAGGGCTTGAGGGCTCCTCGACGAGCCGAGACGAGGGGCCGAGCACCCGGGGAGGGCTCTCGTTGCATGGGGGGGAGGGGCATCCGTGTGCCTTTCGATGGGCAACGTCGGGCGGGGGGCATGGGTGAGCCCCCGGGGTGAGCCGCGACGCTGGCCATTGGCAAGCTTTTCCGAGGCAACATGCTCGCTCGAGGGCTCCTCGGCGAGCCGAGACGGGGCCGAGTGCACGGGGAGGGCACTCGTTGCATGGGGGGAGGGGCGTCCGTGTGCCTTTTGATGGGCAGCGTCGGGCGGGAGGCATGGGTGAGCCCCCCGGGGCGAGCCGCGACGTTGGCCATTGGCACGTTTTTCCGAGGCAACATGCTCGCTCGAGGGGTCGAGCCGAGACGGGGAGGGACGGGGCCG
This DNA window, taken from Vitis vinifera cultivar Pinot Noir 40024 chromosome 2, ASM3070453v1, encodes the following:
- the LOC132254790 gene encoding pollen-specific leucine-rich repeat extensin-like protein 1, giving the protein MLFKGGVLSSVGWQHHPPRHAAARAALGVQAAHATLGMAPPHMPPSSPRHANAKRARPRHRGEPSHATAVTPCPVHAAPRTRPMPPMRTRPPPPCNECPPRALGPVPPRLGSTPRASMLPRKNVPMANVAARPGGLTHASRPTLPIKRHTDAPPPMQRVPSPCTRPRLGSPRSPRASMLPRKSLPMASVAAHPGGSPMPPARRCPSKGTRMPLPPMQREPSPGARPLVSARRGALKPSSEHVASEKTCQWPTSRLTPGAHPCPPPDVAHRKAHGCPSPPCKECPTRVLGPPSRLVEEPSSPRASMLPRKKRASGQRRGSPRGLTHAPRPTLPIERHTDAPPPHATSALPGHSAPSRLVEEPSSERVLPPKGARRIVAMPISVLRRLHSLLPCAGQESPPDESRFDA